The stretch of DNA AATCTGGGGGGAGAGTGCGACAAATGAATGCGCGAAAACTGAAGACCTTCGGCCGTCTATTTTGGAAAGCGATGATGACAAAGAAGTGGTGGCTGTTGGTGGTCTCCACCACTTTATTGGTCGTTGTGGGCGGATTAGCCGCCGTTATGTTGACCACAAACGTTTATGAATTGGATAGCTTAAAAAAATTGAAGTTTGCCACCACCCTTTATGATCGCGATGAGAAAGAGATTGAAGCACTGGGAGATACCAACCGTGAATACATCGATCTGGATGATGTAAAATCCCAGGAGCTGATGGAAGCTTTTGTCGCGATTGAGGACGAACGCTTCTATGAACATAACGGCCCCGACTTAAAGGGTCTCGCCCGCGCTTTGGCAGTAGATATCCTCACCATGAGCGCCGCTGAAGGCGGAAGCACGATCACGATGCAGGTTGCGCGCAATATCGTTCTAAACGAACAGAGAGAAAAAACATTTATGCGCAAAGTGACGGAAATCGCCATCGCTTACAACCTGGAACGCAAATATACGAAAAAAGAGATTTTGGAATCCTACCTAAACTATATCTCCCTCGGCAATGAATTCCGGGGAATTCAGACGGCTTCCAAAAACTATTTTGATAAAGATCTGACCAAAGACGAGCTGGAACCGCATGAAATCGCTCTGCTGGCCGGACTGCCCAAAGCACCGGAAGGATACAATCCGTTTAAGCACGAAAAAAATGCGATTCAACGCCGCAATGTCGTATTGGCCAAAATGGCGGAAAAAGAGATGATCACCGAGCAGGAAAAAGAAAAATATCAGAAGATGGATCTTGGCGTTGACCCCAAAAACATGGCCAAGCACCGTAAAAACGAAAATTACCACGCCTACAAAGATTTCTTGGCCAATGAAGCGTTGGAACGATATGGCCTCGACGGTCAGGATCTCTTAAACGGCGGCTACAAAATCTATACCGGTATGAACAAAAAAGCACAGATGTCCCTGGAACGCGCACTAAGGGATGATAGTTACTACCAGGGTCATGACAACTTGGATGCCGGTGCAACCATCATCGATCCCAAAACGGGAGAGATCGCCGCCATCGGTGGAGGCCGCAACTACCTGAGCGGATATGAAAACCGTGCACTCTCCCGTGTGCAACCCGGTTCCGCCATTAAACCGCTGACGGTATTTGCCCCGGTGGTGGAAGAAAAGGGTTATAACGAAAACAGCTATGTCTCCGACTCCCCGTATACCTATAACGGCTGGTCCCCTCAAAACTATGACGGGGTGTTTCAAGGTAGCATTCCTTTAAAACAGGCAGCAGCCCGCTCCATCAACGCAGGAACCGCTCGCCTGCTAGTGGAAGTGGTAGGAGTGGAGACTGCCTTCCAGTATGCAGAAAAGGAAGGGCTAGCACTGGAGGAGAGCGATAAACAACCGGCGCCCCTCTCGCTCGGCGGACTGTCCAAAGGAGTAAGTACCCTACAGGTCGCGCAAGCGTATAGCCTTTTTCCCAACGGGGGCAAATTTAGCGAAGCCCACAGCATCGTTAAAATCGTCGCCCCTGATGGCACGGAACTAGAGCCGAAAAAGGAATTGCGCCAAAACGAGAAAGTATTTAGCCCCCGTACCGCCGATGTGATGAACCAAATGTTAAGCTATGTAGTGCAAAGCGGAACCGGCGGAAACGCCCGCTTAGCCGATGGGCGCGATGTAGCCGGAAAAACAGGTACCACTCAAAATAACAAGGAAGCCTGGTTTGTCGGATACACGCCCGAATATGTGATGGCTACGATGGTGTTTAATGAGGGAGGAGAGCATGTCCGCCTATCCGGCGGTGAATATCCGGCACGCATCTTCCACAAAGTGATGACAGATACATTGTCAGGGACAGAAGTTAGCCGGTTTGAACGATTCGGGGGAGACGGCACCACACCGACCCAACCTACCGACACTCCAGCCTCGCCTCCCGCTGACTCGCAAAATAACAATCTTTCGGAGAAAGAACAGGAAAAACAGCGCAAACAGGAGGAGAAAGAGGCGGAAAAAGAGCGAAAGCAGCAGGAAAAGGAACAGAAAAAGCGGGAGGAAGAAGAACGGAAACGGCAAGAAGAAAACGCTGACGATGGAGAACCCGCTACACCACCGCCTGCGCAAGAACCGCCCCAACCCGGCAATGGCGGAGATACTGGCGGTAACCCCGGAGACGGTGGAGATGACAACGGCAACGAAGGTGAGTAACACGATAAAAGGAACCGATCGCACAGCGCGGTCGGTTTTTTTGTTTTAGCCCATCTTGGCTTTTATTGGCTTTGTACACAGCAGGAAAATAAGACCCAGATGAAGAAAACCTCTATAGGACAAAACTAAGTTTCATATAGTGAAACCATAAGCCTTTTTCTCTATCGAGCCCACTCTTCCATCAAACGACATCGATCAAGATTGGAACCAGAAGGAGTGATAAATGATGGAATGGTCGCGAACCGCACTCACCCTATTATGTGCGCTTTTAGGTGGATGGTTGGGCCACTCGTTACGTATTCCCGCCGGTCCCATGATCGGCTCAATGGTCGGAGTCGCGTCAGTACAATTGATCGGCTTTCCGTTGGGTGCCTTTCCGTCCTGGCTTCCCATCGGCCTTCAAATTTGTTTAGGTGCGATGCTGGGTCTAAAAATCACCCGCCAAACTTTAGTCGATCTACAATCCGTCTGGGCTCCCGCGATTATCGTTGCCCTGCTCGCTGTCGCTTTTGGAGTCATCGTCGGCTGGTTGATCAGCCGTGTAGCGGGCTGGGACTACTTAACCAGTTATTTTTCCGCTGCCCCCGGCGGCATGTCCGATCTGCTGCTGATCGCATCCACCACAGAGGCGGATACATCCAAAGTGATGACTTTGCATCTCGTGCGGCTGGTTACCGTTATTTTAACGGTTCCCTTATTGGTCAAGTGGTTTTTCAAATAATCAACCAACCTGAAGTGATCATTCTATGTCTTTTTTAGGACAAATGGATTAGAAATCAGCGAGAAGGGAACAACGAACGGGGAAAGTTCGATAAAATAGATGCTGGGAGGGAAAGCTGTTGTATCAGGTCAATAACCGTATTGCCGTCGATTCGGATGAGCATTTCAACAAACTGGTCGAACGTTTCCACGGGGCACCGGAACGGATGAAAAAGGTGCCGGGCTTTGTCTCTTTCCGACTGCTGAAGGCTGAAAACGGGACTGCACTGGTAGTAGAGACGGTTTTTGCGAGCAAAGAGGATTTTATCCGCTGGACGGAGAGTGAACATTTTACCAAGGCACACGGTGGCCGTTCCTCCGCCAATCGCGATGCCAATTTGGATTGCTATGAAGTGATACTGTAGATCCCAACAAAAGAAAGGATTGAATACGATGGATTATAAAATTGCACTCTTTTTTCATGTCGTTAGCATGGCCGCTTGGTTCGGCGGTTTATCCGTTATGGCGGTCTGGTTGCGCAAGGCGATCGCCAATCATGAAGCCGGTATCTCCATGAGTAAAAGCTTAGAATTTGTCCATAACCTCAATATTCGCA from Desmospora activa DSM 45169 encodes:
- a CDS encoding AbrB family transcriptional regulator, translated to MEWSRTALTLLCALLGGWLGHSLRIPAGPMIGSMVGVASVQLIGFPLGAFPSWLPIGLQICLGAMLGLKITRQTLVDLQSVWAPAIIVALLAVAFGVIVGWLISRVAGWDYLTSYFSAAPGGMSDLLLIASTTEADTSKVMTLHLVRLVTVILTVPLLVKWFFK
- a CDS encoding antibiotic biosynthesis monooxygenase family protein translates to MYQVNNRIAVDSDEHFNKLVERFHGAPERMKKVPGFVSFRLLKAENGTALVVETVFASKEDFIRWTESEHFTKAHGGRSSANRDANLDCYEVIL
- a CDS encoding transglycosylase domain-containing protein, which gives rise to MNARKLKTFGRLFWKAMMTKKWWLLVVSTTLLVVVGGLAAVMLTTNVYELDSLKKLKFATTLYDRDEKEIEALGDTNREYIDLDDVKSQELMEAFVAIEDERFYEHNGPDLKGLARALAVDILTMSAAEGGSTITMQVARNIVLNEQREKTFMRKVTEIAIAYNLERKYTKKEILESYLNYISLGNEFRGIQTASKNYFDKDLTKDELEPHEIALLAGLPKAPEGYNPFKHEKNAIQRRNVVLAKMAEKEMITEQEKEKYQKMDLGVDPKNMAKHRKNENYHAYKDFLANEALERYGLDGQDLLNGGYKIYTGMNKKAQMSLERALRDDSYYQGHDNLDAGATIIDPKTGEIAAIGGGRNYLSGYENRALSRVQPGSAIKPLTVFAPVVEEKGYNENSYVSDSPYTYNGWSPQNYDGVFQGSIPLKQAAARSINAGTARLLVEVVGVETAFQYAEKEGLALEESDKQPAPLSLGGLSKGVSTLQVAQAYSLFPNGGKFSEAHSIVKIVAPDGTELEPKKELRQNEKVFSPRTADVMNQMLSYVVQSGTGGNARLADGRDVAGKTGTTQNNKEAWFVGYTPEYVMATMVFNEGGEHVRLSGGEYPARIFHKVMTDTLSGTEVSRFERFGGDGTTPTQPTDTPASPPADSQNNNLSEKEQEKQRKQEEKEAEKERKQQEKEQKKREEEERKRQEENADDGEPATPPPAQEPPQPGNGGDTGGNPGDGGDDNGNEGE